The region aattatgattattacatGAATTTTTAATTAGTACGCTTACCTTTCTAAAAAGGAAATCGCCTCCTTTACCATAATGGATCCAGCTCGTTCGGCCTTCATGGGCTGCTCCGTAATCTCGTGCCCCCTCATGAGGAGGCAGTCCCAGTATAAAGGGGACGTGTAGCTGGAGAACCAAGCATAACCcaagaggaaaataaacagaatcaTGGAGAAGTTTAGGAGCAAGGGAACGGAGACCCAGCCACTCATCTTTCCAACGGTTAGGGTGAGGACGGCAATGGCAACCAGCTGCATGCAGAGCGAGAGTTGACTCTCAAAGGTTAATTCCGTGTTACGAGAGGGGTCCGGCCAGCAGCTGTCAACGAGAGTGAACGGCATGCCATAGTAGTAGTCAAACCCATAATTATATGGATGGTGGCAG is a window of Piliocolobus tephrosceles isolate RC106 unplaced genomic scaffold, ASM277652v3 unscaffolded_14149, whole genome shotgun sequence DNA encoding:
- the LOC113220823 gene encoding arylsulfatase F-like, translated to MVSSGNKRVIRDLAVPAGLPLSETTFAALLKKQGYSTGLIGKWHQGLNCGSRSDHCHHPYNYGFDYYYGMPFTLVDSCWPDPSRNTELTFESQLSLCMQLVAIAVLTLTVGKMSGWVSVPLLLNFSMILFIFLLGYAWFSSYTSPLYWDCLLMRGHEITEQPMKAERAGSIMVKEAISFLE